One window of Nicotiana tomentosiformis chromosome 11, ASM39032v3, whole genome shotgun sequence genomic DNA carries:
- the LOC104105207 gene encoding uncharacterized protein isoform X1, with product MGDHTSARMKIQLAEMEEIEAQPNENGNESVEAFSSVIGPEHPGRLRLYGRGVTRTSLRGKVRCFEPSSNTPNYLQKVEEKIQRIEEIIEELKATIRQEDIADVLTRLKRSVIDIDANIILPTLGDNSLGEASSAQQTLQPIRHPSTGNNKEGQLIPGAAIADESSDEYLT from the exons ATGGGCGACCATACAAGTGCTCGGATGAAGATACAACTA GCTGAAATGGAGGAAATTGAAGCACAACCAAACGAAAATGGCAATGAGTCCGTAGAGGCATTTTCATCTGTCATTGGACCTGAACATCCGGGACGTCTGAGATTGTATGGTCGAGGGGTTACAAGAACTTCTTTGAGAGGAAAAGTAAGATGTTTTGAACCCTCTTCAAATACTCCAAATTATCTACAAAAAGTGGAGGAGAAGATACAAAGAATAGAGGAAATAATTGAGGAACTAAAGGCAACTATCCGTCAAGAAGATATTGCAGATGTCCTTACACGACTTAAGCGTTCAGTAATTGATATTGATGCTAACATTATTCTACCGACATTGGGTGATAATTCACTGGGAGAAGCTTCTTCTGCACAACAAACTTTGCAACCAATCCGCCATCCATCTACTGGTAACAACAAAGAAGGCCAACTCATTCCAG GTGCTGCGATTGCGGATGAAAGTAGTGATGAATACCTTACTTGA
- the LOC104105207 gene encoding uncharacterized protein isoform X2, producing MEEIEAQPNENGNESVEAFSSVIGPEHPGRLRLYGRGVTRTSLRGKVRCFEPSSNTPNYLQKVEEKIQRIEEIIEELKATIRQEDIADVLTRLKRSVIDIDANIILPTLGDNSLGEASSAQQTLQPIRHPSTGNNKEGQLIPGAAIADESSDEYLT from the exons ATGGAGGAAATTGAAGCACAACCAAACGAAAATGGCAATGAGTCCGTAGAGGCATTTTCATCTGTCATTGGACCTGAACATCCGGGACGTCTGAGATTGTATGGTCGAGGGGTTACAAGAACTTCTTTGAGAGGAAAAGTAAGATGTTTTGAACCCTCTTCAAATACTCCAAATTATCTACAAAAAGTGGAGGAGAAGATACAAAGAATAGAGGAAATAATTGAGGAACTAAAGGCAACTATCCGTCAAGAAGATATTGCAGATGTCCTTACACGACTTAAGCGTTCAGTAATTGATATTGATGCTAACATTATTCTACCGACATTGGGTGATAATTCACTGGGAGAAGCTTCTTCTGCACAACAAACTTTGCAACCAATCCGCCATCCATCTACTGGTAACAACAAAGAAGGCCAACTCATTCCAG GTGCTGCGATTGCGGATGAAAGTAGTGATGAATACCTTACTTGA